From one Plasmodium yoelii strain 17X genome assembly, chromosome: 12 genomic stretch:
- a CDS encoding histone H2A.Z, putative — MEVPGKIIGGKVGGKVGGKVLGLGKGGKGKTGSGKTKKAPLSRASRAGLQFPVGRVHRMLKTRISSDGRVGSTAAVYAAAILEYLTAEVLELAGNATKDLKVKRITPRHLQLAIRGDEELDTLIKATIAGGGVIPHIHKALMNKVPVPPTQTKKPKKN, encoded by the exons ATGGAAGTACCAGGAAAAATAATTGGTGGCAAAGTTGGAGGAAAAGTCGGTGGTAAAGTTCTTGGTCTTGGTAAAGGAGGAAAGGGAAAAACAG GATCAGGAAAAACTAAAAAAGCTCCATTATCTCGTGCCTCAAGAGCTGGATTACAATTTCCAGTTGGTAGAGTACACAGAATGTTAAAAACAAGAATTTCTTCTGATGGACGAGTTGGATCCACAGCCGCCGTATATGCAGCAGCCATCTTGGAATATTTAACTGCTGAAGTTTTAGAATTGGCAGGAAATGCAACAAAGGACTTAAAAGTGAAGAGAATTACCCCAAGACATTTACAATTAGCTATTAGag GTGACGAAGAATTAGATACACTTATTAAGGCAACAATTGCTGGTGGTGGTGTTATCCCACATATTCACAAAGCTTTAATGAACAAAGTCCCAGTTCCACCAACCCAAACCAAAAAACCCAAAAAAAACTAA
- a CDS encoding ATP-dependent RNA helicase DDX6, putative — MSYKTNCVASNANTNALNNSNNLNKIEDNVIFDEAWKKKILEPLKDPRYKTEDVTKTKGNEFEDYFLKRELLMGIFEKGYEKPSPIQEESIPVALAGKNILARAKNGTGKTAAFAIPLLEKCNTHKNFIQGLILVPTRELALQTSAMIKELGKHMKIQCMVTTGGTSLREDIMRLYNAVHILCGTPGRILDLANKDVANLSGCHIMVMDEADKLLSPEFQPIVEELMKFLPKEKQILMYSATFPVTVKEFRQIYLSDAHEINLMDELTLKGITQYYAFVKERQKVHCLNTLFAKLQINQAIIFCNSITRVELLAKKITELGYSSFYIHARMSQTHRNRVFHDFRNGACRCLVSSDLFTRGIDIQSVNVVINFDFPKNSETYLHRIGRSGRYGHLGLAINLITYEDRFNLYKIELELGTEIQPIPNEIDPSIYT; from the exons ATGAGTTATAAAACTAATTGTGTCGCTTCAAATGCTAATACCAATGCTTTgaataattcaaataatttaaataaaatagaagaCAATGTCATATTTGATGAAgcttggaaaaaaaaaatattggaGCCATTAAAAGATCCTCGATATAAAACAGAAGATGTGACAAAAACCAAAGGAAATGAATTTGAGGATTACTTTTTGAAAAGAGAGCTTTTGATGGGTATTTTTGAAAAAGGTTATGAAAAACCATCTCCAATACAAGAGGAAAGTATTCCTGTGGCTTTGGctggaaaaaatattttagctCGAGCAAAAAATGGGACAGGAAAAACCGCCGCATTTGCTATTCCGTTACTAGAAAAATGCAATACTCATAAAAATTTCATTCAAG GTTTAATATTAGTTCCCACAAGGGAATTAGCACTACAAACATCTGCTATGATAAAAGAATTAGGAAAACATATGAAAATTCAATGTATGGTAACAACTGGTGGTACTTCATTAAGAGAAGATATTATGAGACTTTATAATGCCGTTCATATTTTATGTGGAACCCCTGGAAGAATCTTAGATTTAGCAAATAAAGATGTTGCAAATTTATCAGGATGTCATATAATGGTAATGGATGAAGCAGATAAATTATTGTCCCCTGAATTCCAGCCTATAGTAGAAGAATTAATGAAATTTTTACCAAAAGAAAAACAGATATTAATGTATTCAGCTACCTTTCCAGTTACTGTTAAAGAATTTAGACAAATTTACTTATCAGATGCtcatgaaataaatttaatggaTGAATTAACATTAAAAGGTATTACCCAATATTATGCGTTTGTTAAAGAGAGGCAAAAAGTACATTGTTTAAATACTTTATTTGCTAAATTACAAATTAATCAAGctataatattttgtaaCAGTATAACAAGAGTTGAACTGTtagcaaaaaaaattacagaATTAGGTTATAGctctttttatatacatgcaAGAATGTCGCAAACACATCGAAATCGTGTTTTTCATGATTTTAGAAATGGTGCTTGCCGATGTTTAGTTTCCTCAGATCTTTTTACAAGAGGTATCGACATTCAATCTGTTAATGTAGTAATTAATTTTGATTTTCCTAAAAATTCAGAAACTTATCTACATAGAATTGGTAGATCAGGAAGATATGGTCACTTAGGGTTAGCCATTAATTTAATTACATATGAAGACcgttttaatttatataaaatagaatTAGAACTAGGAACTGAAATTCAACCGATCCCTAACGAAATAGATCCATCCATCTATACTTAA
- a CDS encoding signal peptidase complex subunit 2, putative encodes MFSKKPQSENKDSTYIVKNLYSENELKKVTQDYLSEEIRNLNIYENVKYSNIRILLSIILIIIGGYCCIFVNHKNEPILMIQFLAAFFSISIILYIWEYFYFEDYFMIIETNDNKAVKLFLKFDIKTSCLILNYKLNKTVYSTPFELMKLYNEQGYLMEDYARHTLKQFISNHGKNFKLTNKK; translated from the exons atgtttagtAAAAAGCCCCAAagtgaaaataaagataGCACAT ACATTGTAAAAAATCTATACAGTGAAAATGAGCTTAAAAAAGTTACACAGGATTACTTAAGTGAG gaaATAAGAAACctgaatatatatgaaaatgttaaatattcAAACATTAGGATTCTATTATCTATAATCCTGATAATTATTg GAGGATATTGTTGTATTTTTGTCAATCACAAAAATGAGCCAATACTTATGATACAATTTCTG GCtgcttttttttctatatcaataatattatacatttgggaatatttttattttgaagaCTATTTCATGATAATAGAAACGAATGAt aacAAAGCAGTAAAACTATTCTTAAAATTCGATATCAAGACGAGCTGTCTTATTTTaa attacaaattaaataaaacagtATATTCTACACCTTTTGAGTTGatgaaattatataatgaacAAGG GTACCTTATGGAAGATTATGCACGCCACACATTAAAGCAATTCATTTCAAATCATGggaaaaattttaaattaacaaataaaaaataa
- a CDS encoding UDP-N-acetylglucosamine--dolichyl-phosphate N-acetylglucosaminephosphotransferase, putative encodes MKSKFANNKTKGNVTHIYKENIPEIYLFSFLIIYLLIVLYVLRDTIYKNIIIFYIGPCVLLFKLSFICIPKFIQFLNQKGLCGTDLNKISKDKVAEPIGLFPSILYFIFVLFYQILYYNDHKILLEYNAGLLSIIFMTFLGFIDDVLELKWRYKVLLPFFASLPLLLCYSGETNIRIPNFLIFIFKKKIINIGFFYYVYIILLSVFCTNTINIYAGINGLEIGQTLIISIFISIHNLIEIVLNIGSSDISGLLILKQHFLSVIFTLPFISINLATFAFNFYPSKGFVGNTLTYFCGIFLAVVSIFGHYSKTLILFLIPQFLNFFLSLPQLFNFIPCPRHRLPIIDHKTNKLTYSYNFTLINLILYIFGPLSEYHLVIILLFLQFVTCSIGLFLRYFIDTT; translated from the exons ATGAAAAGCAAATttgcaaataataaaactaaGGGCAATGtaacacacatatataaagaaaatataccAGAGATATATCTATTTTCTtttcttataatttatttattaattgtatTGTATGTATTAAGAGATACAATATataagaatataataattttctacATTGGCCCATGTGTTCTTCTTTTTAAACTATCCTTTATATGCATACCAAagtttatacaatttttgaATCAAAAGG GACTATGTGGTACTGATTTAAACAAGATAAGCAAGGATAAAGTAGCAGAACCAATTGGGCTATTCCCAtcgattttatattttatttttgttttgttcTACCAGATTCTATATTATAATGACCATAAAATT TTACTAGAATATAATGCGGGATTGCTGTCCATTATTTTCATGACCTTTTTG GGTTTTATAGATGACGTTCTTGAATTAAAATGGAGATATAAAGTTCTTTTACCCTTTTTcg CGAGTCTACCTTTGCTATTATGCTATTCAGGAGAAACAAACATACGAATACcgaattttttaatttttatatttaaaaaaaaaattataaatatcggttttttttattatgtatacaTTATATTGTTGTCTGTATTTTGTACAAacacaataaatatatatgcgg gaaTTAACGGATTGGAAATTGGCCAAACCTTGATTATTTcgatttttatttctatacaCAATTTAATT GAAATAGTATTGAATATTGGAAGTTCTGATATCTCGggattattaattttaaaacaacattttttatcaGTAATATTTACCCTACCATTTATATCAATAAATTTGGCGACATTtgcttttaatttttatccATCAAAAGGATTTGTAGGGAATACATTAACCTACTTTTGTGGCATATTTTTGGCAGTTGTTTCAATATTTGGCCATTATTCCaaaacattaatattatttttaattccacaatttttaaatttttttttgtccttaccacaattatttaattttataccATGTCCAAGACATAGATTACCTATTATAGAtcataaaacaaataaattaacatattcatataattttacattaataaatttaattttatatatatttggcCCTTTATCAGAATATCATTtagttattattttattatttttgcaaTTTGTTACTTGCTCCATTGGCTTATTTTTGAGATATTTTATTGACACTACATAG